The Tachyglossus aculeatus isolate mTacAcu1 chromosome 12 unlocalized genomic scaffold, mTacAcu1.pri SUPER_6_unloc_2, whole genome shotgun sequence DNA window acatctccacccctgctttctctccctccctccagattcGTATATCCCCCtggcttcagaacatctccatctggatgtctgcccaacatctaaaactcagtatgtccaagactgaacaccttatcttccctcccaaaccctgtcctctccctgactttcccgtcactatagagggcacaaccatccttcccgtctcacaagcccgcaaccttggtgtcatcctcgactccactctctcgttcacaccacacatcctatccgtcaccaaatcctgccggtctcacctccacaacatcgccaagatccccccttttctctccatccaaaccactaccttgctacttcaatctctcatcctatcccgactggattactgcatcagcctcctctctacccgcttcagtctatacttcactcttctgcccgaattatctttgtacagaaacgctctgggcatgttacttccgtCCTCAAAATCTcctgtcaacctactaatcaaacaaaaacttctcattcagcttcaagactctccatcacctcaccacctcctacctcccctctttctctccttctacagcccagcccgcaccctctgctactctgccgccagcctcctcactgtgccttgttctcgcctgtcctgcagtcgaccccaggcccacgtccttcccctggcctggaatgccctccctccacatatccgccaagctagctctcttcctcccttcaaagccctactgaaaacgcacctcctccgggagaccttcctgagccccctttttcctctcctcctcccccccacctccacagctcttgtatatatttgtacagatttattactctatttattttacttgtacatgtttactattctattaattttgttaatgatgtgcattatagctataagtctatttgttctggcgattttgacacctgtgtacatgttttgtattgttgtctttttcctccttctagactgttagcccgttgttgggtaggaatcgtctctatatgttgccatattttacttcccaagagcttagcacagtgctctgcaaacagtaagcactcaataaatacgattgattgaatgaatgaattagattgaaagatccttgggagcagggaacatgtgccttgatttttttatatgatatttgttaagcatctacattgttccaggcactatgctaagctctggggtaagatTCCTGCGGTCAGAGAAATGTACATTGCTTGTGTTTAACTATttcaagctcgttgtaggcagataatatgtctaccaatcaatcaatcaatcaatcgcatttattgagcgcttactgtccctattcaacagtgggctcacagtctagaaggggaagacagagaacaaaaccaaacatattaaccaaataaaataaatagactagatatgtacaagtaaaataaataaataaataaataaatagagtaataaatatgtacaaacatacatacatatatagaggtgctgtggagaagggaaggaggtaagacgggggatggagagggggacgaggggagaggaaggagggggctcagtctgggaaggcctcctggaggaggtgagttctcagtagggccttgaagagaagaagagagctagcttggcggatgggcagagggagggcattccaggccaggaggatgacgtgggccgggggtcgacggatggacaggcgaaaacgaggcacggtgaggagattagcggcagaggagcagagggtgcgggctgggccgtagaaggagagaagggaggtgaggtaggagggggcgaggtgatggagagccttgaagcccagggtgaggagtttctgcctgatgcgcagattgattggtaaccactggaaatttttgaggaggggagtaacatgcccagagcgtttctggacaatgacaatccgggaagcagcatgaagtatggattgaagtggggagagacacgaggatgggagatcagagagaacgctgatgcagtagtccagacgggataggataagagcttgaacgagcagggtagtggtttggatggagaggaaagagcggatcttggcaatgttgcggagctgagaccggcagattttggtgacggctaggatgtgaggagtgaatgagagagcggagtcgaggatgacaccaaggttgtgggcttgtgagacgggaaggatggtagtgccgtcaacagtgatgggaaagtcagggagagggcagggtttgggagggaagacaaggagttcagttcttgattgattaccaatcctatcatattgtactcttccgtgtttaatactgtactctgcccaaagtaaacatgattgattgactgagtgattgactggacATTGAAGGCCAGTGATTcacctgattgattaatataatttcAAAGTTTTTGTTCCAAGATGATCCAAAAAGGGCCCTTTCCATATGTAGGAGCAGAATGTAATCATTCTGTAGGGAAAAGTAATCAAAGACAGAAAACTGGTAAGGTTAACTATTTGTCATCCAATTACATATAGACAGAATAGTGACAGTCTTGTaatgatgatcatatttgttataataatgttatttgttaaacgtttcctgtgtgtcaagcactggacaaagtattaagggtagatacaagataatcaaaaacATGGATAGAATAGAGGCtttttctaatgataataataatcgcatttgttataatggaataatgatatttgttaagcatttactatgtgttaaggactgtactgagtgatgggatagatacagtaggtagctggggtagatagttctggagaaacagcattacctagtggttaggacatgggcctgggcgtcagaaggacttggttctaatcccagccctgccacttgtctgctgagtgactttggacaagtgtcTCCTCTTGCCCCGGGACGGATTCGTTTAGGAATCAGCTTGGTGAGAGAGACCGGGGACGGAAAGGCTGAGTTTTTTACAAAATTTATTTCGTGAgacaaattgaattatttgataatCTTGGACGCGGCGAAATGAACCtcacttttgggaggaatatgatcatttaatgatattagagctttCCTATCGTGAGGAATATACTTGCATGTTACTCGCACGTGGTAAAACAACAACGTCCCACCCAAGAGGAATTCACTTACTGTTTGTTCGCACATGGTGAGGCGACTTGCTCCCACCTGCATGCATTTCCCACTTGGGATAAATACACTTATGCATCACCTACCCTTGGCGAATTGCcaagcttccagccccacgagggtTCAGTGGGATGGGACACTCACCCATACCACAACTCCTTACGTGGTGCAGGCAGAGCACGCTTCTCACGCTCTGTGCAGAGGTGACCTGCAGCCGGCTGCTGCAGGTCTCGATGCTCTGCACTGAAGGTtagaggccgcaggtatttatcacctgtgctcttaGGCCATTACAGCTTCCGGCATCAATTTATCCAATCTCCGCTATCCTCTCATCcttcatacctaatttgattgtcaCGGGGGTGaggaacaccttctgtattcccgatttgggctgtcaatctagcagttttggttgtggggccgGTATCCCACCCGCACTTCTGAGTTCTGCTTTGATGACTAGGGCAGTCAcaagatagtatttgaccttgagatgatgGGTACCCTGGTTTCACCTTTACTCctctatgtttcagttacctcatctgtaaaatggggattaacaatgtgaGCTGGACTGTGtcgaatcttgtatctaccccagcgctagtacagtgcctagcacatagcacttaaataggaaaaaaaaggaaaatcaggTCGGACTGTATTAGAATCTGATTTTcatgcatctattccagcactcagtgcagtgcttggcacatagtaaacactttacgaATTCCCCAGTTATTGCCATTAttccctcaaatgcttagtaccacactccacacacagtaagcatcaataaatctcAATGACTGTTTGATTCAGCGAGAAGTCAGGAGGAATGTTTGTCTTTTAGCCAATTCCCTAGTTCCTCGTTCCCACTTCCTCTACATGTGGGGCTAGCTACATGACCTTCACAGCTCATTCTTGCTACACTGAGGTAGGCAAAACCAGTGTCCACCAGGCCCAAAAGAAAGTAACGTCTTATGGAcagtaatggcgtttgttaagtgcttactttgtgcgaggcactgtgctaagggctgaggcactgtactagatatccTAGGCATCAACTAATAGTATTGGGAGGCATTTTCTATTACTCTAAAACTATTACTTAACTATACCGGAAGTAAGTAGGTTTTCTAGACAAACAGAAGGGAAAAAATAAAGTTCTTGGAGCTAGATGGAGGAAGTGCTATTTCGCTAATATTAAGCCGGAGCAGTGGTACCTTTCtatgctccttttcattcattcattcattcaataatatttattgagcgcttactgtgtgcagagcactgtaagcgcttgggaagtacaagttggcaacatttagagacggtccctacccagcagtgagctcatagtccCACTGTTCAGTACGTGGTAATGCCtagaccaagcagcatggcctagtggaaaaagcatgagcctgggagtcagaggagctgagttctaatcctgatctctcaatttcctgttatgtgacctcgaacaagtcacttaatttctctgtgtctcagttctctcatttccacaatggggattcaatacctgccctccctcttacttagactttgagccccagttgagatctgattatcttgaagctGCACCACCGCTAAGACTGtcaagacacatagtaagcacttcacaaataccacaattattatttttattattattattagtgctaggaCTCTGAGGTCCTAGGACTCTGAGGCCATAGGTATTACACTCCAGAAGACCAAGAAGAATAACTGGTTAATCAGGGGAGTTATGGGAAGGGGAAATTGAGAGGCAAACTTTGTCAAAAACCCCTGTTCTTTCTTGCCACTTTTGTCCACATATGGACCTTTGTCACAGCTGTTTTCAAACATTTATTAAACTATATGTTCTTGTTGTGTCTCAAAACTGAAGTTTCTTCCAAACTTTCCTTTCACTCAGGTGGCCAATGGCACCGAggtgatggaattcctgctcctgggtttctcggaggtccgggagctgcagttggtccatgccacactgttcctgctggtctatctggcggccctgacaggaaatctccttatcgtcgccgtcaccaccctcgaccagcgccttcacacccccatgtacttcttcctcaggaacctgtccttcctcgacctctgcctcatctccgtcaccgtccccaaatctttCTTCAATTCAGTGATCAACAACAACTCCATTTCTTTCCAGGGCTGCGTTCTGcaagtgtttttctttgttttgtcttTTGTCTCCGAGGTGGCCCTGCTCACactgatgtcctacgaccgctacattgCCATCTGTCACCCTTTACACTATGAGGTGGTCATGAACAGAGGGGCttgtggaaagatggcagccgcctcctggctcagcgggggcctcttTGGCCTCATGCACACAGTCGCCACCTTCTATGAACCTTTCTCTGGGCCCAACgtgatccaccagttcttctgtgacatccctcagcTTCTGAAGCTCTCTGGTCTCCAAGGAAACATACGTGAATATTCACTCATTGTCCTGTCTGCTAGTTCCTTTTCTGTCTGTTTCGCATACATAATCGCCTCTTACACCTGCATCTTcttggctgtgctgaggatgcagtCGGCAgagggccggtccaaagccttctccacctgcctgccccatatcATAGTTGTGATTTTCTTCATCTCCACGGGTGTTTCTGAATATCTAATTCCATCCTCCAATTGTCCATCAGGTCTAGACTTGCTTCTGTCCATTTTCTATTCCATGGTGTCCCCGGCTTTGAACCctgtcatctacagcttgaggaatcaGGCTATGAAAGCTGCTCTAGGGAGGATGTtatgcccagaataataataataacgataataataagcgcttactgtgtgacaggcactgtactatgtgcctggttggataaaagcaaatcgggttaggtcccatgtgtggctcacagtctcaatcccgttttacaaatgaagtaactgagccacagagaagtgaagggactttcccaaggtcccacagtaaacaagtggcagagttgggattagaatccgtgacctctgactccccagcacgtgctctatccactacatcatgctgcttctcatattggttCTCTAACGGAAAATTACCTTTTCTTCTGAAAGAGGTCAATCATTCGTCCTGAAAGCTGAAAATTATCTTGCCCCAAGGTGAGGCGAATTGACATATCTTCCCTACTACTTTGTTGGCAGAGtagtccatctccctcttctcatACACTATACTATCCTCATTCCCTATTCTCCTCCTGCCCagctgtcctctagattgtaaactctttgtggatagggatcatgtctatcaacattttgtattgtacttttcccaacacTAGGTACGgaacttggaacacagtaagtgctcactaaataccatcgactaATTGATTATTTTTGTTGGGGAATTTTGGACTGTTGATTTAGGGATTACCTGATTGATGAATGACTAACTGATCATTTCCCCTATcaggaatttatttcaatgtcaatctccccctatagactgtaagctctttgtgggtgggaattgcatctaccaactctgttctattgtactctcccaactgcttggtagcgtgctctgcacacagtaagcgctcaataaatgtcattgattgattgacttatttctgtagacggtaagctcattgcaggaagGGAACGTCTTTACCAACTCCCtggtactgtagtcttccaagttattagtacagtgctgtgcaaatagtaagcactcaataaaatatcattgataataacTGGTCTCCCCGACGTTTATAACATCTCACGCCTTGATCCATGCCCTGGAACCCGGACCATGCCACCTCTTGAAAACACTTGCTTTTCTACTCCTCCCTTATTGAGTCCTTTCACCTTTCACTCTCCATTGGCTATTTTTCTAGTCTCGAGAAGAAACATAACCTAGTGGAAGGACCCTGGGCCTCagaaagggcccgggttctagtcccagctccatcacctgtctgctctgtgaccttggaaaagccattttacttctctgggcctcggttccctcatctgtaaatggtaaATCAatacctatctctctcctacatagaatgtgagacccatgaaGGACCATGGttaccagtgcttaataaatagtgagTATTTGGCAAGTATCATTTTTTCTCAGATATTCAGTGTTGGAAATGTtgtgatgatgaaaatgaagatgatgatgatggtgatgatgatgataatgatgatgataagaatttgGGTGTAGGGAAGATTTGGAGGGATAAGATGGGTTGCTGGATCAAATCTTTAGGGGCTAAAGAAatcattttaatttaaaaagtgCAAGGACTCCAGACTTTCATATAAAGAGAGTTACACTCCTTATAGAAGTGTCACATCAAGGAGCCCCAGAATTTCATTCTCAAGAACATCCTTACTTCACCAATCCTTTCTGCTCCATTAGTTTACTAAAATTGTGTcaagctatgtgtcaagcattgttctatacattgggttagatacaaattaatcaggtcggacacaatccctgccccacaaagggttcacagtctaagtattgaattaTAAAATTGACAAAACTGAGCCCAGAGTATGGAagcgactttcctaaggtcacacagaagacaagtggcaaagcagggattagaaccaagtcctctgactctatccCCCTCTATTCGATCCCTTGATCTCACTTGCTCCATCTTAATTCTGCATTGTAGCACCGCCCATAGCTCCCTTATCACAGGAGACAGTGCGTTCATCTTGCAATCTGAAAGTCATGAATTTGAGTTGCAGATTATGTTGGGCACTGTttctctttaatggtatttattaagttcttactaagtgccaggtactgcacaaagctctagggtagatacgaattaatcaagttggacacagtccacgtcccacatggggcttcacagtcttactccctatttcacATACGAGGaatcagaagcacagagaagttaagtgacttgcccaaagccacacagaaggcaggtagtagagttgggattataacccaggttcttctgacttccaggtgtgtgcaagacaagtggtagagctgggattaaaacccaggtccttctgacttccacgtgtgtgctctgtctactagaccatgctgctacctcAGTAATGATCCCTGGTATAAAAGACGATTCTGGGAAGGACATAGGTTCCTCACGGAGATGGAGCCTTGTATTCCTCGAAAGGGCCTCTCAGAACTTGGCAAACTTGGAGTTACTGCTTAGCAGCAAGAAGGAGCTGACAGTGGCAAAACTGCTGACCACAAACATATTCGAATTCAGAAGGATGATGCTGTTCCTGAGGAAACTCCCCAGAAACAGTGACAGTATGAAGTCCTTGCAGTAGAAGGCCACGAAGCAGCTGCCCAGCAACATGACGGTCTGGGTTGCTTTCGTCTCTGGGGATTTCCGAGGAGGTGGGTTCTGGCCATGGAAATGCCAGACCTTCCGACTGTGTCGGAAAAGGAGGACGACCATGTAGCTACTAGAGCTTCCCATGATTCCCAAGGACAGGATATCACGGAGTGCcataaagaagaggaagagcccTACGAGGCTGCTGACAGGCCTGATGAAACAGTAGTCATCACTGAATGTGGGCTTGCAGCTGGTCACGTTGAAAGATGCAACGGTATTGAACAAGAGGTTGATATCCACGATCGAGTTGGGGAGCCACAGGAGGATAAAGATTGGGCGAATATTCTTTCTGGCCAGGCTTTGAGCTGGGCCTAGAGAGAGGATCTGGGGCTGAAGATCACGGACTGGGCCATACTCAGGAgggtgcagatggagaggccTCTGGTCAGGCGATACACATAGGCGAATGTCTTACATCCAACGTCCAACTGCAGGAGCCGCAGACGCTGAGCTGATGCTGACACAGTGATCACTCTGGTAAGGAGCATTGCGGTGTGGGCCGAAGCCAGGTGGACGATGACCAGGTCTGTGGGCTTCGGCCTGGGTTCCAGGAGGATCGTGGAAACGTGTACAGTGATGAGGAGGGAGTTTACCATGACCCCTACTCCAatatgaaagagaaagaagatgcCCTGGACCACATCAGTGGGGAAAGTCAGCATTCTCACTTCTTGGTGTTGGTAGGTAGAGTCTAAAGAGGAACAGAATATGTAAAAGATAGTAAGAGACACTGTTCAGTGGTCGCTAGGAAATATCTGACAGAACTCAGACCCCAACAGAACCCAGGGCAGAGGGTCAAAGCAATTCTATCTATccctcaatcgatcatatttactgaatgcttactgtgtgcagagaactatactaagcatttgggagagtgataataattactattgtatttgttaaacgcttattatgtgctagggactgttctaaaagctgggatacatagaaggtaatcaggttgtcctacatggggctcacaatcttaatccccattttacagatgcggtaactgaggcatagagaagttaaaaggcatggccaaggtcacacagcagacaagtggaagaggagggattataacccacaacgtctgactcccaaacccgggctcttttcactaaaccaagcagagttgatagacttggcccctacccaaaacgatcttacagtctacaaactGTAGGCATCCAACTTCATcctcgtaataatgatgataataacaataatcatggtatttgttaagcatttaccacatgtcaagcactgttctaagtgctgaaatagataaaacataatcaggttgggcacagtccttgttccatacgTGGATCACATTCTATGAAGTAGGATTGTGGCAAGCacatagatacaaggaaatcaggttgccccacgtggggctcacagtcttaatccccattttacagataaggtaactgaggctgagagaagttaagaggcttgcccaaggtcatccagcagacacgtggtgaagtcaggattggaacccatgtcctctgactctcagaattgtgctctttcgactaagccatgctgcttctcacaggggaGATAGACTCTAAGGTAAATAGCAGTTAGGGGAAGCAACCCAAAGACAAAGATATGCacatagaagaagcagcatggccaagcagaaagagcgtggacctgggagtcagaggatgtgagtaataatcccggctctgtcacatatgtctgttgtgtgaacttgggcaagtcgcttcccttctctgggcttcaggtggaaactgagcattaagactgtgagtcccatgtgggacagggactgtgccccacctgattgccttgcatcatcatcatcatcatcatcaaaagtatttattgagcgcttactgtgtgcagagcactgtacaaaacgcttgggaagtacaaattggcaacatatagagacagtccctacctaacagtgggctcacagtctaaaagggggagacaaaacgaaacatactaacataataaaatgaatagaataaatatgtacaagtaaaataaataaataaataagtaaatagagtaataaatatgtacagacatatatacatatatacaggtgctgtggggaagggaaggaggtaagatggggggatggagagggggacgagggggagaggaaggaaggggctcagtctaggaaggcctcctggaggaggtgagctctcagtagggccttgaagggaggaagagagctagcttggcggatgggcagagggagggcattccaggcccgggggaggacgtgggccggggatcgatggcgggacaggcgagaacgtggtacggtgaggtgattagcggcggaggagcggagggtgagggctgggctgtagaaggagagaagggaggtgaggtaggagggggcgaggtgatggacagccttgaagcccagggtgaggagtttctgcctgatgcgcagattactggggtagattgcatctacccccaatgcttgacacatagtaagcgtttaacagataccacaattactattgccacaaaggggtggagatggggaagacTACCTTAGTGTTTGCGGGGTGGGgactaagggcatgggagaagcagtaagtaaagtgaacccgttgttgcgtagggattgtctctgtttctgaattgtactttccaaggacttagtacagtgctcagcacacagtatgcgctcatcaaatatgactgaatgaataaagaaaatggGCTGTGGGAATGAGAAATTAGTCAAggtaggctttctggaggagatgtgaattcatTAGAGTTCTGTTCtcatactccctctctcttctgcgttaCCCTTTGCCCTTAgatcacagcttagtggaaagaatcagaagacttggaagtcatgggttctaattccagctcctccacttgtcagctgcgtgactttggacaactcacttaacttctctgtgcctcagttacctcatctgtaaaatggggataaagactgtgagcctcacgtgggacaacctgatgaccttgtatctaccccagcgcttagaacagtgcctggcacatagtaagtgattaac harbors:
- the LOC119921282 gene encoding vomeronasal type-1 receptor 90-like; the protein is MLFDRYTAMYRPLLYDVIMNRGACGKMAATFWLSGVLFWSNTIQQFFCDIPSLLKISFSKTHLIIDVTVAVGVMVNSLLITVHVSTILLEPRPKPTDLVIVHLASAHTAMLLTRVITVSASAQRLRLLQLDVGCPAQSLARKNIRPIFILLWLPNSIVDINLLFNTVASFNVTSCKPTFSDDYCFIRPVSSLVGLFLFFMALRDILSLGIMGSSSSYMVVLLFRHSRKVWHFHGQNPPPRKSPETKATQTVMLLGSCFVAFYCKDFILSLFLGSFLRNSIILLNSNMFVVSSFATVSSFLLLSSNSKFAKF